Proteins encoded within one genomic window of Aerococcus viridans:
- the rpiA gene encoding ribose-5-phosphate isomerase RpiA, which translates to MVNEKELVGVAAAQYVKDGMVVGLGTGSTAYYLITELGRRMKEEGLTFTGVPTSIQSAELATSLNIPIASLNDVPAIDLTIDGTDEFDPQLNGIKGGGGAHLIEKIIAVNSKRVIWICDHSKQVDQLGAFPLPIEVIPAASQHLFYAFEDKNYAPTFRLSLDGTKFVTDSGNFIIDLHLEKIVDAVKLADELIQMVGVVEHGLFLGIADKVLMAYDGQVVEFNG; encoded by the coding sequence ATGGTGAACGAAAAAGAATTAGTTGGGGTTGCAGCAGCCCAATACGTTAAAGATGGTATGGTCGTTGGATTAGGCACAGGCTCAACAGCCTATTACCTGATTACGGAACTAGGCAGACGGATGAAAGAGGAAGGCTTAACCTTTACCGGTGTACCAACCTCCATTCAGTCGGCCGAATTAGCAACCAGTCTAAACATTCCAATAGCCTCATTAAATGATGTCCCAGCTATTGATCTGACAATTGATGGCACAGATGAATTTGATCCACAATTAAATGGCATTAAAGGGGGCGGTGGTGCCCATTTAATTGAAAAAATCATCGCCGTTAACAGCAAACGCGTCATTTGGATTTGCGACCACAGCAAGCAAGTAGACCAACTAGGTGCCTTTCCACTGCCAATTGAGGTGATTCCAGCAGCTAGTCAACACTTATTTTATGCATTTGAGGATAAAAACTATGCGCCAACATTCCGTTTATCACTAGATGGCACTAAATTTGTAACTGATTCAGGTAACTTTATTATTGACCTTCATTTAGAAAAAATAGTAGACGCAGTCAAGTTGGCTGATGAGTTGATTCAAATGGTCGGTGTTGTTGAACATGGCTTATTCTTGGGAATAGCGGACAAAGTCTTAATGGCCTATGATGGGCAAGTCGTAGAATTTAATGGGTAG